One region of Syntrophobacter fumaroxidans MPOB genomic DNA includes:
- a CDS encoding peptide-binding protein gives MKKSKRREIHASRDGRTIAGRMAIFLSLLLLFAWQAVSGDVAAAADPVPVDGDWVIGNLGSEPPTLNPITSTDLSASTIQEYIYETLIRRNPETMKLEPLLAESWQVAEDHLTYTFHLRKNIAWADGQPFTARDIRYSFDRIRDPAVDAAHLRNYYQDIERLEVLDDHTVRFHYRIPYFLALQFCGGIPIVPVHLFKPGEDFNKHPIARSPVGTGPYRLLHWRTGEEIVLVRNEAYWGVRPHLDRLVFKIIPDPTVALHVLKQGGLDVSGLLPIQWVKQTQSERFQEMFRKLKYYTPRYNYVGWNMKRPLFADRRVRVAMTMLIDRETILRRVLFGFGTVVSGTFYVNSPEYNRNIKPWPYDPAAALALLEQAGWKRRDGNGPLEKDGTPFQFEFILPAGSKIGEQIATMFQENLKQVGIRMEIRKLEWAVFIQKIDSRNFDACTLGWSLGWESDPYQIWHSSMAEKGSNFVGFRNEEADRIIEAARQEFDPEKRYRLYHRFGEILHEEQPYTFLFTTETLAAVARRFENVKVYAMGPERKEWWVPKALQKYPIVRKPE, from the coding sequence GTGAAGAAATCGAAACGACGGGAAATCCACGCATCGCGTGACGGCAGGACGATCGCGGGTCGGATGGCGATCTTTCTGAGTCTGCTGCTCCTTTTCGCCTGGCAGGCCGTTTCCGGGGATGTCGCGGCAGCAGCCGATCCGGTCCCGGTCGACGGCGACTGGGTGATCGGCAACCTCGGCAGCGAGCCGCCGACCCTCAATCCGATCACGTCCACGGACTTGTCCGCATCGACGATTCAGGAGTACATCTATGAAACCCTGATACGTCGAAACCCCGAGACAATGAAGCTCGAACCGCTGCTGGCCGAGAGTTGGCAAGTCGCCGAAGACCACCTCACCTACACGTTTCATTTGAGGAAAAATATCGCCTGGGCGGACGGGCAACCGTTCACCGCAAGAGACATCCGCTATTCCTTCGACCGCATCCGCGACCCTGCCGTGGACGCGGCCCACCTCAGGAACTACTACCAGGACATAGAGCGCCTGGAAGTCCTGGACGACCACACCGTGCGATTCCACTATCGCATTCCCTATTTCCTGGCGCTCCAATTCTGCGGCGGCATTCCGATCGTTCCGGTCCACCTGTTCAAGCCGGGAGAGGACTTCAACAAGCACCCCATCGCCCGGAGTCCGGTCGGCACGGGCCCCTACCGGCTCCTGCACTGGCGAACCGGGGAGGAAATCGTGCTGGTGCGCAACGAAGCCTATTGGGGAGTGAGACCTCATCTCGACAGACTCGTTTTCAAAATCATCCCTGATCCGACCGTGGCTTTGCACGTGCTCAAACAGGGCGGTTTGGACGTGTCCGGTCTGCTGCCCATCCAGTGGGTCAAACAGACTCAGAGCGAACGTTTCCAGGAGATGTTCCGGAAACTCAAATACTATACGCCGAGGTACAACTATGTCGGTTGGAACATGAAACGGCCCCTGTTCGCCGATCGCAGGGTGCGGGTGGCCATGACCATGCTGATCGACCGGGAGACGATCCTCAGGAGAGTCCTCTTTGGATTCGGCACCGTGGTGTCGGGCACGTTTTACGTCAACAGCCCGGAGTACAACAGGAACATCAAGCCCTGGCCGTATGATCCCGCGGCAGCGCTGGCACTGCTCGAGCAGGCCGGATGGAAGCGGCGCGACGGCAACGGGCCTTTGGAAAAGGATGGGACGCCGTTTCAATTCGAGTTCATTCTTCCGGCCGGCTCGAAAATCGGCGAGCAGATCGCCACCATGTTCCAGGAAAACCTGAAGCAGGTCGGAATCCGGATGGAGATTCGAAAGCTCGAATGGGCGGTATTCATCCAGAAGATCGACAGCAGGAACTTCGATGCCTGCACGCTTGGGTGGAGCCTGGGCTGGGAGTCGGACCCCTACCAGATCTGGCACTCTTCCATGGCGGAAAAGGGATCGAATTTCGTCGGATTCAGAAATGAAGAGGCAGACCGGATCATCGAGGCGGCCCGCCAGGAGTTCGACCCCGAGAAACGCTACCGACTCTATCATCGGTTCGGGGAGATTCTCCACGAGGAACAGCCCTACACTTTTCTGTTCACGACGGAGACCCTTGCAGCCGTGGCCCGGCGCTTCGAAAACGTGAAGGTCTATGCAATGGGGCCGGAACGCAAGGAATGGTGGGTGCCCAAGGCGCTTCAGAAGTACCCGATCGTCAGGAAACCGGAATAG
- the nudC gene encoding NAD(+) diphosphatase, whose amino-acid sequence MNDTLDNHQRSMLNGLSAKFIDRVHNRRGDEAWIRSLLLDASTLFVPVWQGRQLFDGGDTPHPVLLRGRDISNLGLSVEGAVFLGLDKGKAYFALDLTEPGAPDPPEGMDARGEFRDLRAMSPLLEPEESGLLAYARAITYWHQRHRFCGDCGSPTVSSCGGHVRLCTSKDCGRHIFPRTDPAVIVLVASEDSCLLGRQPSWPERRYSVIAGFVEPGEALEDAVVREVFEETGVRVRTIHYHSSQPWPFPCSIMLGFRARAERGPIRLGDGELEDARWYSRTELRSEVELGKLLLPPPISIAYRLLESWYDEGGTARLRDLGSSSWVPLPERPWGKTSP is encoded by the coding sequence ATGAACGACACTCTTGACAATCACCAACGCTCCATGCTGAACGGGCTTTCCGCGAAGTTCATCGACCGGGTTCACAACCGGCGGGGCGATGAAGCGTGGATCCGGAGCCTGCTTCTGGACGCATCGACGCTGTTTGTTCCCGTCTGGCAGGGCCGGCAGTTGTTCGACGGCGGCGACACCCCCCACCCTGTCCTTCTCCGCGGCCGGGACATCTCGAACCTGGGTCTGAGCGTCGAAGGGGCCGTTTTTCTTGGCCTGGACAAGGGAAAAGCTTATTTCGCCCTGGACCTGACGGAACCGGGGGCACCCGACCCGCCCGAGGGAATGGACGCGCGGGGGGAATTCAGGGATCTCCGGGCGATGAGCCCGCTGCTGGAGCCGGAAGAAAGCGGCCTCCTGGCCTATGCACGGGCCATTACGTACTGGCATCAACGCCACCGCTTCTGCGGGGATTGCGGCTCCCCCACCGTTTCATCCTGCGGGGGCCACGTCCGATTGTGCACCAGCAAGGATTGCGGCCGGCACATTTTCCCGCGAACGGATCCCGCCGTCATCGTTCTGGTGGCTTCCGAGGATTCCTGCCTTCTCGGCAGGCAGCCATCGTGGCCCGAACGCAGGTATTCGGTCATTGCGGGGTTTGTGGAACCGGGCGAAGCCCTCGAGGACGCCGTCGTGCGGGAGGTGTTCGAAGAAACCGGGGTGCGGGTCCGAACGATACACTATCATTCTTCGCAGCCCTGGCCGTTCCCGTGCTCGATCATGCTCGGTTTTAGGGCGAGGGCCGAACGCGGCCCGATCCGCCTGGGCGACGGAGAGCTCGAGGACGCCCGCTGGTATTCGCGCACGGAGCTCCGAAGCGAGGTCGAGCTGGGCAAGCTCCTCCTTCCGCCTCCGATCTCCATCGCGTACCGCCTGCTGGAAAGCTGGTACGACGAAGGCGGGACCGCCAGACTGAGAGACCTGGGCAGTTCGTCATGGGTCCCGCTGCCCGAAAGACCATGGGGGAAAACATCTCCCTGA
- a CDS encoding ABC transporter permease, whose product MKGYILKRLLQIIPTLLGITFITFLIIQLAPGNPATLKLQMSGQGQLGDRGISPEVIEQTKKLYGLDKPLHEQYLLWVKRVFTLDFGTSYKDHRNVWEKIAERLPVTLQLNLISIFLVYLIAIPFGVYSAVRPGSFWDHALTLFFFFLYSLPSFWVAVLLIMFLGGGDFWDIFPAYNISSIGAEALSPLQWLLDRVWHLVLPVTCLTYGGLAYLSRLTRANMLEVIREDYVRTARAKGLSERVVIFKHAFRNALLPIITLLAFLLPSMFGGSVIIESIFSIPGMGQLGFEAVLGRDYPVIMAITTVSAMLTLIGLLISDLLYAAMDPRIKLE is encoded by the coding sequence ATGAAGGGTTACATTCTCAAAAGACTGCTCCAGATCATACCGACTCTTCTGGGTATCACTTTCATCACGTTTCTGATCATACAGCTTGCCCCCGGGAATCCCGCGACGCTGAAACTCCAGATGTCGGGCCAGGGCCAACTGGGAGATCGCGGGATCTCCCCCGAGGTGATCGAGCAGACCAAGAAGCTTTACGGTCTGGACAAGCCGCTCCATGAGCAGTACCTGCTCTGGGTGAAGCGGGTGTTCACCCTGGACTTCGGCACCTCTTACAAGGACCACCGCAACGTCTGGGAAAAGATCGCGGAACGGTTGCCCGTCACCCTGCAGCTGAACCTGATCTCCATTTTCCTCGTCTACCTGATCGCCATTCCGTTCGGGGTTTATTCGGCCGTGCGTCCGGGTTCGTTCTGGGATCACGCGTTGACGTTGTTTTTCTTTTTTCTCTATTCACTCCCCAGCTTCTGGGTGGCCGTGCTGCTGATCATGTTCCTGGGCGGGGGGGATTTCTGGGACATCTTCCCGGCGTACAATATCTCCTCCATCGGGGCGGAGGCCCTGTCCCCCCTGCAATGGCTCCTGGACCGAGTCTGGCACCTTGTGCTGCCGGTGACGTGCCTCACCTACGGCGGGCTCGCATACCTGTCACGGCTGACCCGGGCCAACATGCTGGAAGTGATCCGGGAAGACTATGTGCGCACGGCCAGGGCCAAGGGGCTCAGCGAACGGGTGGTGATCTTCAAACACGCCTTCCGTAACGCGTTGCTGCCGATCATCACCCTGCTGGCTTTCCTGCTGCCGTCAATGTTCGGCGGGAGCGTCATCATCGAGAGCATCTTTTCGATCCCCGGGATGGGCCAACTCGGATTCGAAGCCGTGCTGGGAAGAGATTACCCCGTGATCATGGCCATCACAACGGTCTCGGCCATGCTCACGCTCATCGGGCTGCTCATTTCCGACCTGCTCTACGCAGCCATGGATCCGAGGATCAAACTGGAATGA
- a CDS encoding ABC transporter permease, whose protein sequence is MDANRDGNAEVSRTYRQMVWHHFRKKRLAMLGLWITIFLFVVAIFAPLLANDRPILFCSKGRCHWPLFSGMEQADGTAWKDLKKEVPFILQNNAGGSGNFALWPPVPYSPTEYNLLDFLASPNRQHWFGTDDSGRDVLSRMIHGARVSLSVGFVAVGIAVVIGVFLGALAGYFGGWWDILISRLIEIMVTIPTFFLIIAIIAFLPPSIYNIMVVIGITGWTGAARFVRAEFLKLKQLDFIMALKALGASNNRIIFLHMLPNAMAPVLVSAVFGIAGAILTESSLSFLGFGVPPPTPSWGDILSQSRDYIEFAWWLTVFPGFAIFLSITAYNLVGDGLRDAMDPKLFE, encoded by the coding sequence TTGGACGCGAATAGGGACGGCAACGCGGAGGTCTCCCGCACCTACCGGCAGATGGTCTGGCATCACTTCCGGAAGAAGCGCCTTGCCATGCTTGGCTTGTGGATCACCATCTTCCTGTTCGTGGTGGCGATTTTTGCGCCGCTTCTCGCCAACGACCGTCCCATCCTGTTCTGCTCCAAGGGAAGGTGTCACTGGCCCCTGTTCTCCGGAATGGAACAGGCCGACGGGACCGCGTGGAAGGACTTGAAGAAGGAAGTCCCCTTCATTTTGCAGAACAACGCCGGGGGCAGCGGGAATTTTGCGCTCTGGCCTCCGGTTCCCTATTCGCCCACGGAGTACAACCTCCTGGATTTTCTTGCATCTCCCAACAGGCAACACTGGTTCGGCACGGATGACAGCGGCAGGGACGTGTTGAGCCGCATGATCCACGGCGCCCGTGTTTCGCTCTCCGTGGGTTTCGTCGCGGTGGGAATCGCCGTGGTCATCGGGGTCTTTCTCGGGGCTCTGGCCGGCTACTTCGGCGGATGGTGGGATATCCTGATCAGCAGGCTCATCGAGATCATGGTGACCATTCCCACCTTTTTTCTCATCATCGCCATCATCGCTTTCCTGCCGCCGAGCATATACAACATCATGGTGGTGATCGGAATCACGGGATGGACCGGCGCCGCCCGGTTCGTGCGGGCCGAGTTCCTGAAACTCAAGCAGCTCGACTTCATCATGGCTTTGAAGGCATTGGGAGCGTCCAACAACCGCATCATCTTCCTTCATATGCTCCCGAATGCCATGGCGCCGGTGCTGGTTTCCGCCGTGTTCGGAATCGCGGGGGCGATTCTCACGGAATCCAGCCTGAGCTTCCTTGGATTCGGGGTTCCGCCGCCCACTCCCAGTTGGGGCGATATCCTTTCGCAGAGCCGGGATTATATCGAATTCGCGTGGTGGCTCACGGTATTTCCGGGCTTTGCCATTTTCTTGAGCATCACCGCTTACAACCTGGTGGGAGACGGACTCCGTGACGCGATGGACCCGAAGCTGTTTGAATGA
- the xseA gene encoding exodeoxyribonuclease VII large subunit has translation MRNAPFEQDSNIYTVGRLNAEIKAVLESGFPLVWVMGEISNFRVPASGHFYFTLKDENSQIRAVFFRPHNRHLRFHPESGMQVLCQARVGVYEPRGEYQLIVEVMEPQGIGALQLAFEQLKKKLAAEGLFDPARKTPLPVCPQRIAIVTSPTGAAVRDMLKVFQRSPYPLSVTLLPALVQGQGAAREIAAAIAAADQLADRFGWDLLIVGRGGGSIEDLWPFNEEVVARALWACSLPTVSAVGHEIDFTISDLVADARMPTPTAAAEWVVTRLDRIHRDLRQVDERLTRMAVRTVQTARMQFGYVRDRLPDPGRRLEDLRLYLDDRMERLMMGLARRIEQLRAVYGRLEEKLQAVHPARIIDGYRAALEQGTKELLLAHKRQLAQNRLRLEATAARLENLSPLSVLSRGYSITYRLPMKKVVVHSDDVGAGDRVLVRLSRGSLDCTVNEARDDEMPGAGAVSRRDGQRNP, from the coding sequence ATGCGCAACGCGCCGTTCGAACAGGACAGCAATATCTACACCGTCGGGCGACTCAACGCCGAGATCAAGGCGGTGCTGGAATCCGGTTTCCCCCTGGTCTGGGTCATGGGAGAGATCTCCAATTTCAGGGTCCCCGCTTCCGGGCATTTCTACTTCACCTTGAAGGATGAGAACAGTCAGATTCGAGCCGTCTTCTTCCGCCCTCACAACCGGCACCTGCGCTTCCATCCGGAATCGGGCATGCAGGTCCTTTGCCAGGCCAGGGTCGGCGTCTACGAACCGCGCGGCGAATACCAACTGATCGTCGAAGTTATGGAACCGCAGGGAATCGGCGCTCTTCAGCTCGCATTCGAGCAGCTGAAGAAAAAACTCGCCGCCGAGGGACTGTTCGATCCCGCCCGCAAGACGCCCCTGCCGGTGTGCCCGCAGCGCATCGCCATAGTCACGTCGCCCACCGGAGCGGCCGTCCGCGACATGCTGAAAGTGTTCCAGCGCAGTCCCTATCCGCTTTCGGTCACTCTGCTGCCCGCGCTGGTGCAGGGCCAGGGGGCGGCCCGGGAGATCGCCGCCGCCATAGCGGCCGCCGATCAATTGGCCGACCGTTTTGGATGGGATCTCCTGATCGTGGGGCGCGGAGGCGGCAGTATCGAGGATTTGTGGCCGTTCAACGAGGAAGTGGTGGCCAGGGCTCTCTGGGCCTGTTCGCTTCCCACCGTTTCGGCCGTCGGTCACGAAATCGACTTCACCATCTCCGACCTCGTGGCCGACGCGCGCATGCCGACCCCCACAGCGGCGGCCGAGTGGGTGGTCACCCGACTCGACAGGATTCACCGGGACCTTCGGCAGGTTGACGAGCGGCTCACCCGGATGGCGGTCCGGACCGTCCAAACCGCCCGAATGCAATTCGGCTATGTCCGGGACAGGCTCCCCGATCCCGGGAGGCGGCTGGAAGATCTGCGCCTGTACCTGGACGACCGGATGGAAAGGCTTATGATGGGCCTGGCCCGAAGGATCGAGCAACTCCGGGCCGTGTACGGCCGGCTCGAAGAAAAGCTACAGGCCGTCCACCCGGCCAGGATCATCGATGGCTACCGCGCTGCGTTGGAACAGGGGACCAAGGAACTGCTGCTCGCCCATAAACGACAGCTGGCCCAAAACCGGCTTCGTCTGGAGGCCACCGCCGCGAGGCTGGAAAACCTCAGCCCGTTGAGCGTTCTTTCCAGGGGGTATTCGATCACGTATCGTCTCCCGATGAAGAAGGTGGTGGTGCATTCGGACGATGTCGGGGCGGGGGATCGCGTGCTTGTCAGACTGTCCAGAGGGTCGCTCGACTGTACGGTCAACGAGGCGCGGGACGACGAAATGCCGGGTGCCGGTGCGGTCAGCCGGCGCGATGGTCAGCGCAACCCCTGA
- a CDS encoding exodeoxyribonuclease VII small subunit has protein sequence MAKKKSDQFEEALKKLQDIVEKLERGDMPLEEAMEAFSEGIRLARVCHGKLEEAERKVRILLKEQEGDWTTSPFEPASGEPPGG, from the coding sequence GTGGCGAAAAAGAAAAGCGACCAATTCGAAGAGGCACTAAAGAAACTGCAGGACATTGTCGAAAAACTGGAACGGGGGGACATGCCCCTGGAGGAGGCGATGGAAGCCTTCTCCGAGGGCATTCGCCTCGCGCGGGTTTGCCACGGGAAACTCGAGGAGGCGGAACGGAAAGTCCGGATACTGCTCAAGGAACAGGAGGGAGACTGGACGACCTCGCCGTTTGAACCCGCCTCCGGAGAACCTCCGGGAGGTTGA
- a CDS encoding polyprenyl synthetase family protein gives MVGFDLKLYLAERKQLVEDALEDCFPVPSGLEKSVLEAARYSLFAGGKRLRPILCLAAAEVAGGSREAAMPAACALEMIHTYSLIHDDLPAMDNDDFRRGKPTNHKVFGEAIAVLAGDALLTEAFDFVSKMDGDIPPRKILAVVATLVRASGYRGMIGGQVIDLECENRTVDLATVEYMHIHKTGALLSASLEVGALLGGGSDAQVSSLKRYGHHLGLAFQITDDLLDVEGDAREMGKKPGSDAAKNKKTYPALLGITRSREAAREHVDAALQALAAFDDRAEPLRAIARYLLVRKA, from the coding sequence ATGGTGGGTTTCGATCTGAAGCTTTATCTTGCGGAACGAAAGCAACTCGTTGAGGATGCTCTCGAGGACTGTTTTCCCGTCCCTTCCGGGCTCGAGAAAAGCGTGCTGGAGGCGGCACGATACAGCCTGTTCGCGGGGGGGAAAAGGCTGAGGCCGATTCTTTGTCTTGCGGCGGCCGAGGTGGCGGGAGGAAGCCGGGAGGCGGCCATGCCCGCAGCTTGCGCACTCGAGATGATCCACACCTACTCTCTCATTCATGACGATCTGCCGGCGATGGACAACGACGATTTCAGGAGGGGCAAGCCGACGAACCACAAGGTTTTCGGCGAAGCGATCGCCGTTCTGGCCGGAGATGCGCTCCTGACGGAAGCCTTCGATTTCGTGTCCAAAATGGACGGGGATATTCCTCCCCGAAAGATCCTCGCGGTGGTCGCCACCCTGGTGAGGGCCTCGGGTTACCGGGGGATGATCGGCGGACAGGTCATCGATCTCGAATGCGAAAACCGCACCGTCGATCTCGCCACTGTTGAATACATGCACATTCACAAGACAGGAGCGCTGCTCTCCGCCTCCCTGGAGGTGGGAGCACTCCTGGGCGGCGGTTCCGATGCACAGGTCTCGAGCCTGAAACGTTACGGCCACCACCTGGGTCTTGCTTTCCAAATCACCGACGACCTCCTCGACGTGGAGGGGGACGCTCGGGAAATGGGGAAAAAGCCCGGTTCCGATGCCGCGAAGAATAAAAAGACCTATCCCGCCCTGTTGGGGATAACCCGTTCCCGGGAGGCCGCCCGTGAACATGTCGATGCGGCTTTGCAGGCGCTTGCCGCCTTCGACGACAGAGCGGAACCCTTGAGGGCCATCGCGCGTTATTTGTTGGTGCGCAAAGCCTGA
- the dxs gene encoding 1-deoxy-D-xylulose-5-phosphate synthase: MTELQTSTLLSQIDRPSQLRQLTPAQLQQLAQEIRETLIQTVSRNGGHLAPNLGVVELTIALHYVFDSACDRIIWDVGHQAYAHKLVTGRRAQFHTLRQYGGISGFPKRSESKYDAFGTGHSGTSISAALGMTAAHSLKDSPCRAIAVIGDGSMTGGMAFEALNHAGDLAKNLIVVLNDNEMSISPNVGALSAFLSRKLSTKSLMNLKKEMERFVRTIPGLGTNIIQIVKRSMDSLVTFFTPGMLFQALDFHYIGPIKGHRLDRLIETLRTAREIEGPVLIHVMTEKGRGYPPAEIDPTSFHGVGAFDIATGKSLKSELKSPPSYTKVFGDTISRLAYDDFKVVAITAAMLQGTGLECYSERFPDRFFDVGIAEQHAVTFAAGMAAEGFKPVVAVYSTFLQRAFDQIVHDVCLQNLPVVFAMDRGGLVGEDGPTHHGVFDLSFLRIIPNMILMAPKDENELQHMLKTALDHHGPAAVRYPRGNGYGVAMDKNPETLPVGKGELLREGEDILLIGIGTTVYPAMEAAQRLERQGISAAVINARFVKPLDQDLIFDWARKIGKIVTIEENVLQGGFGSAVLEMLQEISFSPKSFVRLGIPDTFVVHGPQSTLRNLYGIDADGIENAALNLLNTRDGQILHAIGQVARR, from the coding sequence TTGACAGAACTTCAAACGAGCACTTTGCTCTCTCAGATTGACAGGCCGAGCCAGCTGAGGCAGCTCACACCTGCTCAGCTCCAGCAGCTCGCCCAGGAAATTCGCGAGACTCTGATCCAAACCGTTTCCAGGAACGGCGGTCACCTCGCTCCCAATCTCGGGGTCGTTGAGCTCACTATTGCCCTGCATTACGTGTTCGACTCCGCTTGCGACCGCATCATCTGGGATGTCGGGCATCAGGCCTATGCACACAAGCTGGTCACCGGGCGGCGCGCTCAATTCCACACGCTTCGCCAGTATGGCGGCATCAGCGGCTTTCCCAAGCGGTCCGAAAGCAAGTACGACGCCTTCGGCACGGGACATTCCGGCACCTCGATTTCGGCGGCGCTCGGGATGACCGCTGCTCACTCGTTGAAAGACAGCCCGTGCCGGGCCATCGCCGTGATCGGAGACGGGAGCATGACCGGGGGAATGGCGTTCGAGGCCCTCAATCATGCCGGCGACCTGGCCAAGAACCTGATCGTCGTCCTGAACGATAACGAGATGTCCATCTCCCCGAACGTGGGAGCGCTTTCCGCTTTCCTGAGCAGAAAGCTTTCGACCAAGAGCCTCATGAACCTCAAGAAGGAGATGGAGCGATTCGTCAGGACAATTCCCGGCCTGGGCACCAACATCATCCAAATCGTCAAGCGCAGCATGGATTCGCTCGTCACTTTCTTCACCCCGGGCATGCTGTTCCAGGCGCTTGATTTTCATTACATCGGCCCCATCAAAGGGCATCGACTGGACCGGCTGATCGAGACACTCCGGACGGCACGCGAAATCGAGGGGCCGGTGCTGATCCATGTCATGACCGAGAAGGGCCGGGGTTATCCTCCGGCGGAGATCGACCCGACCAGCTTCCACGGCGTGGGCGCTTTCGACATCGCCACGGGCAAGAGCCTGAAATCGGAGCTGAAAAGCCCGCCGTCCTACACGAAGGTGTTCGGCGACACGATCTCCCGTCTTGCCTACGACGATTTCAAGGTGGTCGCCATCACCGCCGCGATGCTCCAGGGAACGGGCCTTGAATGCTATTCGGAACGGTTCCCCGATCGATTCTTCGATGTGGGGATCGCGGAACAGCATGCCGTGACGTTTGCCGCCGGCATGGCCGCGGAAGGCTTCAAACCGGTGGTCGCCGTCTATTCCACTTTCCTTCAGCGCGCCTTCGATCAAATCGTCCACGACGTCTGCCTTCAGAACCTTCCCGTGGTCTTCGCGATGGACCGCGGAGGCCTTGTGGGCGAGGACGGACCGACTCACCACGGGGTTTTCGATCTGTCTTTCCTGAGGATCATTCCCAACATGATCCTCATGGCCCCCAAGGATGAGAATGAGCTGCAGCACATGTTGAAGACGGCTCTCGATCACCATGGACCGGCAGCCGTTCGATATCCCCGCGGGAACGGCTACGGCGTCGCGATGGACAAGAACCCCGAAACGCTGCCCGTCGGCAAGGGAGAGCTTCTTCGCGAGGGAGAGGACATTCTGCTGATCGGGATCGGTACGACCGTATACCCCGCCATGGAAGCGGCGCAGCGACTGGAGCGTCAGGGAATCAGCGCGGCCGTGATCAACGCGCGGTTCGTCAAACCCCTGGACCAGGACCTTATTTTCGATTGGGCCAGGAAGATCGGGAAGATCGTGACCATCGAAGAAAACGTGCTCCAGGGAGGGTTCGGCAGCGCCGTACTGGAAATGTTGCAGGAGATTTCATTCTCCCCGAAGTCTTTCGTGCGCCTGGGAATTCCCGACACGTTCGTGGTCCATGGCCCGCAGAGCACGCTTCGAAACCTTTATGGAATCGATGCGGACGGTATAGAAAACGCCGCATTGAACCTGCTGAACACGCGCGATGGCCAAATCCTCCACGCGATTGGACAAGTTGCTCGTCGATAG
- a CDS encoding TlyA family RNA methyltransferase, producing MAKSSTRLDKLLVDRGLTASRERAQALILAARVLVDGRKVTKTGQQVSVDSKIELTGADMPYVSRGGLKLEHAIATFGIGVEGMVAMDVGASTGGFVDCLLQRGARRVYAVDVGYGQLAWKLRQDPRVVVLEKHNIRFLPRDLVPEAVQVATMDTSFISLKLVIPAVIPFLARGARLIALIKPQFEVGRSQVGKGGVVKDPELHRRVCESITEFCRESGFTAIDVTPSPVLGPKGNREFLLAALFSPGTP from the coding sequence ATGGCCAAATCCTCCACGCGATTGGACAAGTTGCTCGTCGATAGGGGTCTCACCGCGAGCCGGGAACGGGCGCAGGCGCTGATCCTTGCGGCCAGGGTGCTCGTGGACGGCCGCAAAGTGACGAAGACCGGACAGCAGGTGTCCGTCGACTCGAAAATCGAGTTGACGGGCGCGGACATGCCCTACGTGAGCCGTGGGGGGCTGAAGCTGGAGCACGCCATCGCGACGTTCGGGATCGGCGTGGAAGGCATGGTGGCCATGGATGTCGGAGCTTCCACGGGGGGATTCGTCGATTGCCTGCTGCAGCGCGGCGCAAGAAGAGTTTACGCGGTCGACGTCGGTTACGGGCAACTGGCCTGGAAATTGAGGCAGGACCCGAGGGTGGTTGTCCTCGAAAAGCATAACATCCGGTTCCTCCCCCGCGACCTGGTGCCGGAAGCGGTGCAGGTGGCGACGATGGATACTTCGTTCATTTCGCTCAAGCTCGTGATCCCCGCCGTGATCCCGTTTCTCGCCCGCGGTGCGCGATTGATCGCCCTGATCAAACCTCAATTCGAGGTCGGGCGGTCTCAGGTCGGCAAAGGGGGAGTGGTAAAGGATCCGGAGCTTCACCGCCGGGTATGTGAGTCCATCACGGAGTTCTGTCGCGAATCGGGCTTCACCGCCATCGACGTCACGCCCTCCCCTGTTCTGGGTCCCAAGGGAAACAGGGAGTTTCTCCTGGCGGCCCTGTTCAGCCCGGGCACCCCCTGA
- a CDS encoding 23S rRNA (pseudouridine(1915)-N(3))-methyltransferase RlmH — MQIHLVFVGKTVFPDVETGIERYVSRLNHYLPTRIHYVKAEKIPPRGMESAVLEKECERILKLIGGKSNQLIVWDRTGKHLDSLEFARVLERLSNGGTGAVWMIIGGPLGISRELRDRANLVLALSEMTFPHDLARLIVAEQLYRAFTIIRGEPYHK; from the coding sequence ATGCAGATCCACCTCGTGTTTGTCGGGAAAACGGTCTTTCCGGATGTCGAAACGGGCATCGAGCGTTACGTGTCCCGGCTCAACCACTACCTGCCCACCCGGATTCACTACGTCAAGGCCGAGAAGATTCCTCCGCGGGGGATGGAATCCGCCGTCCTGGAAAAGGAATGTGAACGTATCTTGAAGCTGATCGGCGGGAAGAGCAATCAGCTGATCGTGTGGGACAGGACTGGAAAGCACCTGGACTCGCTGGAGTTCGCACGAGTCCTCGAGCGATTGAGCAATGGGGGCACCGGGGCGGTTTGGATGATCATCGGCGGGCCCCTGGGGATTTCCCGTGAACTCAGGGACAGGGCGAACCTGGTTCTGGCCTTGTCTGAAATGACCTTTCCTCACGACCTGGCCCGCCTTATCGTGGCCGAACAGCTTTACCGGGCATTCACCATCATCAGGGGCGAACCCTATCACAAATGA
- a CDS encoding NifU family protein, with product MRKKVEEALAKIRPMLERDGGSVELVDVQGTVVKVRLTGACHGCPMSQMTLKAGIERVVKENVPEVTEVQSV from the coding sequence ATGAGGAAGAAAGTGGAAGAAGCGCTGGCCAAGATAAGGCCGATGCTCGAGCGCGATGGCGGAAGCGTGGAGTTGGTCGACGTTCAGGGAACCGTTGTCAAAGTGCGCCTGACGGGAGCCTGCCACGGCTGCCCCATGAGCCAGATGACCCTGAAGGCCGGCATTGAGCGGGTGGTCAAGGAGAATGTTCCCGAGGTCACGGAAGTACAGTCCGTCTGA